The following proteins are co-located in the Rippkaea orientalis PCC 8801 genome:
- the pstA gene encoding phosphate ABC transporter permease PstA, with amino-acid sequence MASLSSETIGLNLKKKQGNPRALFDTFWTAIASLCMIITLIPLFAVLIFVMIKGFARINLDLFTKLPPPPGLSEGGIANAIIGTFFTVGIGTAIAVPIGVLAAVYLSEFSGGNQVARWVRFATNVLSGVPSIIAGIFAYGLLVSTQIVGFSAIAGGVALSVLMLPTIIRTTDEALQIVPQDVRWAAFGLGAYNYQTVLKIVLPAAVPAILTGVTLSIARAAGETAPLIFTALFSNFWPKGLFEPIATLSVLVYNYAIVPFAPQQELAWAGSLILVLLVLITSVTARWVTRQKTY; translated from the coding sequence ATGGCTAGTTTAAGTAGTGAAACTATCGGTTTAAATCTGAAAAAGAAGCAAGGAAACCCCCGTGCTCTCTTTGATACTTTCTGGACAGCGATCGCTTCGTTGTGTATGATTATTACCCTAATTCCTCTGTTCGCTGTCCTCATTTTTGTCATGATTAAGGGGTTTGCTAGAATTAATCTAGACTTATTTACTAAGCTACCTCCCCCGCCGGGACTCTCCGAAGGAGGTATCGCTAATGCTATCATTGGGACATTCTTTACCGTAGGTATCGGGACTGCGATCGCAGTTCCCATCGGTGTTTTAGCGGCGGTTTACCTCTCGGAATTTAGTGGCGGCAATCAAGTCGCTCGTTGGGTTCGCTTTGCAACAAATGTTCTCAGTGGGGTTCCGTCAATTATTGCAGGAATTTTCGCCTATGGGCTCTTGGTTTCGACCCAAATTGTCGGATTTTCTGCCATTGCTGGAGGGGTTGCCCTCTCGGTGTTGATGTTACCAACCATTATTAGAACAACGGATGAGGCCTTGCAAATTGTCCCCCAAGACGTGCGTTGGGCAGCCTTTGGACTGGGAGCCTATAATTACCAAACGGTGTTAAAAATCGTCCTTCCGGCTGCTGTTCCGGCGATTTTAACGGGTGTCACCCTATCCATTGCCCGCGCTGCTGGAGAAACTGCCCCGTTGATCTTTACGGCGTTATTTTCTAACTTCTGGCCAAAAGGATTATTTGAACCCATCGCTACTTTATCAGTTCTGGTTTACAACTACGCGATCGTTCCCTTTGCCCCGCAACAAGAATTAGCTTGGGCAGGGTCATTAATCCTCGTTTTATTAGTATTAATCACCAGTGTAACCGCCCGTTGGGTAACTCGTCAAAAAACCTATTAA
- the pstB gene encoding phosphate ABC transporter ATP-binding protein PstB, translating into MVTDVATEAIVRIQNLNVFYGSNLAVRDVSLDIPKNKVVAFIGPSGCGKSTVLRCLNRMNDLIPSARIDGKITFKDKDIYANQVDPVDLRCRIGMVFQKPNPFPKSIYENIAFGARLNGFKGDMDELVETSLKKAVIWDETKDKLKQSGLALSGGQQQRLCIARTIAVKPEIILMDEPCAALDPISTLKIEELIHELKQEYTIVIVTHNMQQASRVSDLTAFYNAEATGKSGKVGYLVEYDKTEVIFSNPAQESTKDYVSGRFG; encoded by the coding sequence ATGGTTACTGATGTTGCGACTGAAGCGATTGTAAGAATCCAAAACCTCAATGTTTTCTATGGATCTAATTTGGCCGTTAGGGATGTTTCTTTGGATATTCCTAAAAACAAAGTGGTTGCTTTTATTGGACCGTCGGGATGTGGAAAAAGTACCGTTTTACGTTGCTTAAATCGCATGAATGATCTCATCCCCAGTGCCAGAATTGATGGTAAAATTACCTTCAAAGATAAAGATATTTATGCCAATCAAGTAGACCCCGTAGACTTGCGTTGTCGTATCGGAATGGTGTTTCAAAAACCCAATCCTTTCCCAAAATCTATCTATGAAAATATTGCTTTTGGGGCAAGATTAAATGGGTTTAAAGGAGATATGGATGAGTTAGTTGAAACGTCTTTGAAAAAAGCCGTTATTTGGGATGAAACCAAGGATAAACTCAAGCAAAGTGGACTCGCTTTATCCGGGGGACAACAACAACGGTTGTGTATTGCGCGGACTATTGCTGTTAAACCAGAAATCATTTTAATGGATGAACCTTGCGCTGCGCTTGATCCCATTTCTACCCTAAAAATTGAGGAATTAATTCACGAATTGAAGCAAGAATACACCATTGTTATTGTTACCCACAATATGCAGCAAGCTTCACGAGTATCCGATTTAACCGCGTTTTATAATGCAGAAGCAACGGGTAAAAGTGGTAAAGTTGGCTACTTAGTAGAGTATGATAAAACAGAAGTGATTTTTAGTAATCCTGCTCAAGAATCCACAAAAGATTATGTTAGTGGACGCTTTGGTTAA
- the pstC gene encoding phosphate ABC transporter permease subunit PstC, with amino-acid sequence MSTPTVSNSKQTGVGVRSALEKTVDTGFIGLTLVFAVSIGLILLTIAIVITVRAWPAIQTFGLNFLVTSAWNPVAGREQFGALPVIYGTLVSSLISLLIAVPLGIGTAIFLSENFIPLKFRTPLVFLVELLAAIPSVVYGLWGIFVLIPLVTPIGVFLNQNLGWIPLFSTKPAGPGMLPAGIILSIMILPIITAISRDSLASLPPELRQASLGLGATRWETIFRVLIPAAFSGIVGGIMLALGRAMGETMAVTMIIGNANRLSLSLLDPANTISSLLANQFAEASGLQVSALMYAALVLMILTLIVNVAADYIVSQVRAKYQ; translated from the coding sequence ATGAGTACACCAACTGTATCTAATTCTAAACAAACTGGAGTAGGCGTTCGTTCCGCCCTAGAAAAAACTGTTGATACGGGATTTATTGGACTAACCTTAGTGTTTGCGGTCAGTATTGGCTTAATTTTACTAACCATTGCCATCGTTATCACCGTACGCGCTTGGCCAGCGATTCAAACCTTTGGGCTTAACTTTTTAGTGACGAGTGCCTGGAACCCTGTGGCCGGAAGGGAGCAATTTGGCGCATTACCCGTTATTTACGGAACCTTAGTCAGTTCTTTGATTTCTCTGCTAATTGCTGTCCCTCTCGGTATCGGAACAGCTATTTTCCTCAGCGAAAACTTTATCCCCCTGAAATTCCGTACCCCCTTAGTCTTTTTAGTGGAACTTCTGGCCGCTATTCCCAGTGTTGTTTACGGATTATGGGGTATTTTTGTCTTAATTCCCCTAGTTACTCCCATTGGGGTCTTTTTAAACCAGAATTTAGGTTGGATACCTTTATTCAGTACTAAACCCGCCGGTCCAGGGATGTTACCCGCAGGCATCATCCTGTCAATTATGATTTTACCGATTATTACGGCTATTTCCCGTGATTCCTTGGCTTCTTTACCCCCTGAATTACGTCAAGCGTCCTTGGGGTTAGGGGCAACCCGTTGGGAAACCATTTTCCGTGTCTTAATTCCGGCAGCCTTTTCGGGTATTGTTGGGGGAATTATGTTAGCCCTCGGTCGCGCGATGGGAGAGACGATGGCAGTTACAATGATTATTGGAAATGCCAATCGGTTAAGTTTATCCCTTCTCGATCCAGCTAATACCATTTCTTCACTATTAGCTAACCAATTTGCTGAAGCATCAGGACTACAGGTTTCAGCCTTGATGTATGCTGCTTTGGTGTTGATGATTTTAACCTTAATTGTTAACGTTGCTGCCGACTATATTGTTAGTCAAGTTCGGGCGAAATATCAGTAG
- the pstB gene encoding phosphate ABC transporter ATP-binding protein PstB, with amino-acid sequence METVFSLENVDIYYGNYRAVRDITFTIPKNKVTAFIGPSGCGKSTILRCFNRLNDLIDSFHLTGKISYHGQNLYDKDVDPIEVRKYIGMVFQKPNPFPKTIYDNVVYGARVNQYKGDLDELVETSLKRAALWDEVKDKLQANGFALSGGQQQRLCIARAIAAQPEVVLMDEPCSALDPISTLKVEELMHELKENYTIVIVTHNMQQATRVADFTAFFNAEATDKGSKVGYLVEYDKTEVIFGNPREQFTKDYVSGRFG; translated from the coding sequence ATGGAAACCGTGTTTAGTCTAGAAAACGTCGATATTTACTATGGAAATTATCGCGCGGTTCGGGATATTACCTTTACCATTCCCAAAAACAAAGTAACCGCTTTTATTGGACCTTCGGGATGTGGAAAAAGTACTATCCTACGATGTTTTAATCGACTCAATGATCTCATTGATAGCTTCCATTTAACGGGAAAAATTAGCTATCACGGACAAAACCTTTATGACAAAGATGTTGATCCTATTGAAGTCAGAAAATACATCGGAATGGTCTTTCAAAAACCTAATCCTTTCCCCAAAACGATCTATGATAATGTAGTCTATGGTGCTAGGGTTAATCAGTATAAAGGGGATCTCGATGAATTAGTAGAAACCTCCCTAAAACGGGCTGCCCTTTGGGATGAAGTCAAAGACAAATTACAAGCAAATGGCTTTGCTTTATCGGGAGGACAACAACAACGTTTATGTATTGCCCGTGCCATCGCTGCACAACCAGAAGTCGTTTTAATGGACGAACCTTGTTCCGCATTAGACCCCATTTCAACCCTAAAAGTTGAAGAATTAATGCACGAACTCAAGGAAAATTATACCATTGTTATCGTTACCCATAATATGCAGCAAGCAACACGGGTAGCGGATTTTACAGCCTTTTTTAATGCTGAAGCAACGGATAAAGGTAGTAAGGTTGGTTATCTTGTAGAATACGACAAAACCGAAGTGATTTTCGGTAATCCCCGCGAACAATTTACAAAAGATTATGTTAGCGGACGGTTTGGTTAA